The following proteins are encoded in a genomic region of Drosophila subpulchrella strain 33 F10 #4 breed RU33 unplaced genomic scaffold, RU_Dsub_v1.1 Primary Assembly Seq36, whole genome shotgun sequence:
- the LOC119561752 gene encoding LOW QUALITY PROTEIN: uncharacterized protein LOC119561752 (The sequence of the model RefSeq protein was modified relative to this genomic sequence to represent the inferred CDS: inserted 1 base in 1 codon; substituted 3 bases at 3 genomic stop codons), with protein sequence MKQIXAKKIRTVDIEENIEAESEACAISPQKLQSDSDEGTDSSHLETKKQIEELRLTYGNEWLKTGSAEMMLGIESPQPSELERDNARQLFNEFLGEFSGSSSIIVNSQADPEHLQIFSTPANNVLLNTTFDTTLTXDANDTSGLHFYETCTEGEVTNYDSIVSTTKELRAEESLPDKHEEFFRLFANSSSAVYSSDAEPDKETFIVYHEQKPSDVLFFTTSSNFIREKDSLTDRTKTKWSLKILESCERVKCNTLRIIFDTMRKDKQEGIYCVESTLXQELEKKLRDILCQRDLNEMNISIYRCVSCLTQFTIEQKGKRHKKRVLRRSPIKNTLFYFEIXTFLDLRCAYVAEVTELPSSLTKHLEEVVAEHKHSPPDILMEETLVETFTGSTNKEESKSMGSGNSLSESSSCSKITNSQSSFDSNQSVVGSSNTDRDIEFRANESDVDIISNPSQSSIEVIDPNYAQSTSRKTLEERHLSHLETISDEKGQSKRFLDRKFDLIQAEQGQTAAPVSLSVSQVPLTEGSSSGSITDSICTTYEQLGIDGPTSLSNLLLSESLNSQISSSNTDSISRLKRADGVSRLPFAAVFRSTNLLMSSSKKMVDSEANVLGTQPYKFNYIDFNDIDHRLKLFFYQSKFKEDGEHFKWLAKGRFFNEQTQVLGEGLVVMSNCNCFLMESFALPQDDVAKWLRQVVRVSVSRLKAVELLPWKLGLSFTLKDWGGFMLLLHDMLSTDSLLLFLRHHPLPEQCKLNYKPSTTLSNPLQTIASEPVKMCSLLRSSQWIREQEKKNFEHCVLLITESHLYISANLKFSWLSNKIQDKSTQPELTLRQPMSNLEDLERITDKKYVMNFSDETQNKCEMWQLLFETHNNSTCCLNVIGKTWEQMFGVPFSLSER encoded by the exons acagatttaagcgaaaAAGATCAGGACAGTAGACATAGAGGAGAATATTGAGGCCGAGTCAGAAGCGTGCGCTATTTCCCCTCAAAAGCTTCAGTCCGACTCCGATGAGGGAACCGATTCCTCCCACCTGGAGACTAAAAAGCAAATTGAGGAACTTCGCCTTACTTATGGCAATGAATGGTTAAAGACCGGTAGTGCCGAGATGATGCTGGGAATCGAATCGCCGCAGCCTTCTGAACTAGAGCGCGACAATGCTCGTCAGCTGTTCAATGAGTTCTTGGGGGAATTTTCAGGTTCATCAAGCATAATAGTTAATTCTCAAGCGGATCCTGAACATCTCCAAATTTTCTCTACTCCAGCGAATAACGTTTTGTTAAATACAACCTTTGACACCACTCTGA CGGATGCGAACGATACAAGTGGGCTACATTTTTATGAGACCTGCACTGAAGGAGAAGTGACAAACTACGATAGCATCGTCAGCACCACAAAGGAATTGCGGGCGGAGGAGTCACTGCCTGATAAGCACGAAGAGTTTTTTAGGCTCTTTGCAAATAGCTCAAGTGCTG TTTACTCGTCCGATGCCGAACCTGACAAGGAAACCTTCATAGTCTATCATGAGCAAAAGCCGAGCGATGTTCTTTTTTTCACCACATCTTCAAattttatacgtgaaaaagaTTCGCTAACCGATAG GACTAAAACCAAATGGAGTCTAAAAATACTGGAGTCATGCGAGCGAGTAAAGTGCAATACCTTACGAATAATATTCGACACGATGCGTAAGGATAAACAGGAGGGAATCTATTGTGTTGAGAGTACATTGTAAC AGGAACTGGAAAAGAAACTGCGAGACATTCTCTGTCAGCGTGATCTGAACGAAATGAACATTTCCATTTATCGCTGTGTTAGTTGTCTAACTCAATTTACCATTGAGCAAAAAGGCAAGCGACATAAAAAAAGGGTATTACGTAGATCACCTATTAAGAACACtttattttactttgaaatttaaactTTCTTAGACTTGAGATGTGCATATGTGGCCGAAGTAACTGAGTTGCCTTCCTCTTTGACCAAACATTTGGAGGAAGTGGTGGCAGAGCACAAACATTCCCCCCCAGACATATTGATGGAGGAAACGCTTGTTGAGACATTTACAGGGTCAACAAATAAGGAAGAAAGCAAAAGCATGG GTTCCGGCAATTCACTAAGCGAGAGCAGCTCTTGCTCGAAAATTACTAACTCGCAGAGCTCTTTTGACTCTAATCAGTCCGTTGTGGGTAGCTCTAACACGGATCGTGATATAGAGTTTCGGGCTAACGAAAGTGATGTGGACATCATCTCCAATCCGAGCCAGTCAAGCATAGAGGTGATAGATCCAAACTACGCACAGAGCACTAGTCGCAAGACCTTAGAAGAGCGCCATCTGTCACATCTCGAAACGATAAGCGATGAAAAAGGGCAATCTAAAAGGTTCTTAGATCGAAAGTTCGATTTAATTCAGGCGGAACAGGGTCAGACTGCAGCTCCCGTATCATTATCTGTGTCCCAAGTTCCGCTCACAGAAGGCAGCTCGTCAGGATCTATTACCGACAGCATTTGTACAACCTACGAGCAGCTGGGCATTGATGGGCCAACAAGTCTTTCAAATTTGCTGCTTTCCGAATCTTTAAATAGTCAAATAAGTAGCTCAAATACGGACTCAATAAGCCGTTTAAAAAGAGCTGATGGAGTCAGCCGTTTACCGTTTGCAGCCGTATTTCGTTCAACTAATCTGCTCATGTCCAGCTCAAAGAAGATGGTAGACTCTGAAGCTAATGTCTTGGGTACTCAGCCCTACAAATTTAACTACATTGACTTTAATGATATCGATCACCGTCTAAAACTCTTCTTCTACCAGAGCAAGTTTAAGGAGGATGGTGAACATTTTAAGTGGTTGGCAAAGGGACGCTTCTTTAACGAGCAGACCCAGGTCCTGGGAGAAGGACTCGTGGTGATGTCCAACTGCAATTGCTTTTTAATGGAATCCTTTGCATTACCCCAAGACGATGTGGCCAAGTGGCTTCGGCAAGTCGTAAGAGTGTCGGTTAGTCGATTAAAGGCGGTTGAACTGCTGCCCTGGAAGCTTGGATTATCCTTTACCTTAAAGGATTGGGGCGGATttatgttgctgttgcacGACATGCTTTCGACCGATAGCTTACTTCTTTTCTTGCGAC atcACCCTCTACCAGAGCAGTGCAAACTTAATTACAAACCATCCACCACCCTCAGCAATCCGTTGCAAACTATTGCATCCGAACCAGTTAAAATGTGCTCCCTGCTTCGTAGCAGCCAATGGATTCGTGAACAAGAGAAAAAGAACTTTGAACACTGTGTGCTCCTAATTACAGAGTCACATTTGTACATATCggcaaatttaaaattctcgTGGCTTTCAAACAAAATTCAGGATAAATCCACGCAACCGGAACTTACCCTTAGACAGCCCATGAGCAACTTAGAAGACTTGGAACGCATTACGGATAAAAAATATGTGATGAACTTTAGCGACGAGACCCAAAACAAGTGCGAGATGTGGCAGTTGCTGTTCGAAACGCATAACAATTCCACGTGTTGTCTGAATGTCATCGGTAAAACATGGGAGCAGATGTTTGGCGTTCCATTCAGCCTATCTGAAAGGTAG